The following proteins are co-located in the Paenibacillus sp. FSL H8-0079 genome:
- a CDS encoding CoA-binding protein, with translation MEFNNPTREEIGQLLRNAGNIAVVGLSDKSDRTSYMVAEAMQSRGYRIIPVNPQVQGEILGETVYATLADIPEPVDIVNVFRREEFCADVARDAAAIKANVLWLQLGIHSDEAVQIAAENGMTAVTNRCIKVEDSIVLRGAGRG, from the coding sequence ATGGAATTTAACAACCCTACTCGTGAAGAAATTGGACAACTTTTGCGCAATGCAGGCAACATCGCAGTCGTCGGCTTATCAGACAAATCGGATCGCACTTCCTATATGGTAGCTGAAGCCATGCAGAGCAGAGGCTATCGCATCATCCCGGTTAATCCACAGGTGCAAGGTGAAATCCTTGGAGAGACGGTATATGCCACACTCGCGGATATTCCAGAGCCGGTAGACATCGTCAATGTGTTTCGTCGCGAAGAGTTTTGCGCGGATGTAGCTCGTGACGCTGCCGCCATCAAAGCGAATGTGCTGTGGCTGCAGCTTGGCATCCATAGTGATGAAGCGGTCCAGATTGCTGCAGAGAACGGCATGACAGCGGTAACGAATCGTTGTATCAAGGTAGAGGATTCCATCGTTCTGCGCGGCGCTGGACGCGGCTGA
- the aroA gene encoding 3-phosphoshikimate 1-carboxyvinyltransferase — protein sequence MDVIVKPTPTLNGEIGALSSKNYTTRYLLAAALAEGTSTIHFPAHSEDSDAMRRCIRDLGAVLEEDDSKIVIQGFGSHPRDVRELNVGNAGAVLRFLMGVTALCPEVTFVNTYPDSLGKRPHDDLIDALGQLGVEVQHEQGRLPITIKGGNAKGGHIRVSGSVSSQYLSALLFVTPLLAEDSTIEVLNDLKSKVVIGQTLEVLEQAGIVIHASDDYMSFRVPGGQAYQPTTYTVQGDYPGSAAVLAAAAVTQSDVKILRLMEQSKQGERAIVDVLRMMEVPLTHENDVVHVQGNGRLKAIEFDGDAATDAVLAMVAAAVFAEGTSRFYNVENLRYKECDRITDYLNELRKAGANVEERQAEIIVHGRPEGVEGGVEINAHYDHRVIMALTVVGLRSKEPLRIRDAHHVAKSYPQYFDHLQALGASVQWVKE from the coding sequence ATGGACGTTATTGTTAAACCAACCCCTACCCTGAACGGGGAAATCGGAGCTCTGTCCTCCAAAAACTACACGACTCGCTATTTGCTGGCTGCTGCGCTGGCAGAAGGTACAAGTACCATTCATTTCCCGGCACACAGTGAAGACAGTGACGCCATGCGTAGATGTATTCGCGATCTGGGGGCAGTGCTTGAAGAAGACGACAGCAAGATTGTGATCCAGGGCTTTGGCAGTCATCCCCGTGATGTGCGTGAATTGAATGTAGGGAATGCAGGTGCTGTACTTCGTTTCCTGATGGGCGTTACAGCGCTCTGCCCTGAAGTTACTTTTGTGAATACGTACCCGGATTCTCTGGGCAAACGGCCACATGATGACCTGATCGATGCGCTGGGTCAACTGGGTGTAGAAGTACAACATGAACAAGGACGCCTGCCGATTACGATCAAAGGTGGCAATGCCAAGGGTGGACACATTCGTGTATCCGGCTCCGTCAGCTCCCAATATCTGAGCGCATTGCTGTTTGTTACACCTTTGCTTGCAGAAGACAGCACCATTGAAGTGCTGAATGACCTGAAGTCCAAGGTCGTTATCGGACAGACGCTGGAAGTGCTGGAGCAGGCAGGCATCGTTATCCATGCAAGTGATGATTACATGTCCTTCCGTGTACCAGGTGGACAGGCTTACCAACCAACAACCTACACGGTTCAAGGGGACTACCCTGGCTCAGCAGCGGTTCTTGCCGCAGCAGCGGTTACACAGTCTGATGTGAAAATTCTGCGCCTGATGGAGCAGAGCAAACAAGGTGAACGTGCCATCGTTGACGTGTTGCGCATGATGGAAGTACCGTTGACACATGAGAACGATGTCGTTCACGTTCAAGGCAATGGCAGACTGAAAGCGATCGAATTCGACGGGGATGCCGCGACGGACGCCGTTTTGGCTATGGTAGCCGCAGCTGTGTTTGCGGAAGGCACCTCACGGTTCTATAATGTAGAGAACCTGCGTTACAAGGAATGTGACCGAATCACCGATTATTTGAACGAGCTGCGAAAGGCAGGAGCGAACGTCGAAGAGCGTCAGGCTGAGATTATCGTACACGGGCGTCCGGAAGGCGTCGAAGGTGGCGTTGAGATTAACGCTCATTACGATCATCGCGTAATTATGGCGCTTACAGTCGTTGGCCTGCGTTCCAAGGAACCACTTCGTATTCGGGATGCACACCATGTAGCCAAGTCTTATCCGCAATATTTCGATCATTTGCAGGCGCTTGGCGCCTCGGTTCAATGGGTAAAAGAGTAA
- a CDS encoding rhodanese-like domain-containing protein — protein MTQIAEIETSELRRRLQAGEKLQMIDVREDDEVAQGMIEGAKHIPLGQIPDRLSEIDKSGEIVIICRSGYRSERACEYLQQLGYEGCTNMIGGMLQWQQED, from the coding sequence ATGACACAAATAGCTGAAATTGAAACATCTGAGCTGCGCCGCCGTTTACAGGCAGGAGAGAAGCTGCAGATGATAGACGTCCGCGAGGACGATGAAGTGGCACAAGGCATGATCGAAGGAGCCAAGCATATCCCGCTTGGACAGATTCCGGACCGACTGTCTGAGATTGATAAGTCAGGCGAGATCGTAATCATCTGTCGTAGCGGTTACCGCAGTGAACGTGCCTGTGAATATCTGCAGCAACTCGGATATGAAGGCTGTACGAACATGATTGGCGGCATGCTTCAATGGCAACAGGAAGACTAG
- a CDS encoding shikimate kinase produces the protein MSKSNNIILIGMMGTGKSTVADMLARELGYRLIDVDAAVEKEEGCTIPELFTDKGETYFRDAESRMLCSVLEKKSQVIATGGGVVLRSDNCDVMSKNGWVVALTADPAVIVERVSGCDNRPLLAGNAEERIKTIMEERKDAYRFAHYTVDTTELSAAEVTRLILVHYRV, from the coding sequence TTGAGCAAGTCTAACAATATTATTCTCATCGGCATGATGGGAACTGGCAAATCAACCGTCGCTGACATGCTTGCACGCGAGCTTGGCTACCGATTGATTGATGTGGACGCCGCGGTGGAAAAAGAGGAAGGCTGTACGATTCCAGAACTGTTCACTGACAAGGGAGAGACGTATTTCCGTGATGCCGAGAGCCGTATGTTGTGCTCGGTACTGGAGAAAAAGTCACAGGTCATTGCGACCGGAGGTGGCGTGGTGCTGCGTTCGGATAATTGTGACGTGATGTCGAAGAATGGCTGGGTTGTTGCCCTGACTGCTGATCCAGCAGTGATTGTAGAACGTGTTAGCGGCTGTGACAATCGTCCGCTTCTTGCAGGCAATGCAGAGGAACGTATCAAAACGATTATGGAAGAACGGAAAGACGCATATCGGTTCGCGCATTATACGGTGGATACAACGGAGTTATCCGCTGCTGAAGTGACTCGTTTAATTTTAGTGCATTACCGCGTCTAA
- the gndA gene encoding NADP-dependent phosphogluconate dehydrogenase, giving the protein MTKQQIGVIGLAVMGKNLALNIESRGFSVSVYNRSPEKTNDLLKEAEGKNLTGSFSIEEFVASLESPRKILIMVQAGKATDATIEQLLPHLDEGDIIIDGGNAYFPDTQRRSKELEDKGIRFIGTGVSGGEEGALKGPSIMPGGQESAYKLVEPILTAISAKVGDDPCCTYIGPDGAGHYVKMVHNGIEYGDMQLIGEAYHLLKSVLNVSVEELHAIFTEWNQGELDSYLIEITADIFSKYDPETGKPMVDVILDAAGQKGTGKWTSQSALDLGVPLSMITESVFSRFLSAMKDERVAASKILNGPATEAFSGDKKAFIESVRKALFASKIVSYAQGFAQMRAASDEYGWDLKYGNIAMIFRGGCIIRSQFLQNIKEAYDKDAALKNLLLDPYFQNIVESYQGAWREVVAAAVKQGVPVPGFSSALSYYDSYRTERLPANLLQAQRDYFGAHTFKRVDKEGSFHHNWME; this is encoded by the coding sequence ATGACAAAACAACAAATCGGCGTAATTGGCCTGGCTGTCATGGGCAAAAATTTGGCCCTTAACATTGAAAGCAGAGGTTTCTCGGTATCGGTATATAACCGTTCCCCGGAGAAAACCAATGATCTTCTGAAAGAAGCTGAAGGTAAAAACCTGACAGGCTCATTCTCCATTGAAGAGTTCGTAGCATCCCTGGAATCCCCGCGCAAAATTTTGATCATGGTACAAGCCGGCAAAGCGACCGACGCTACCATTGAACAACTGCTTCCTCACTTGGATGAGGGCGACATCATCATTGATGGAGGTAACGCATACTTCCCTGACACGCAACGTCGCAGCAAAGAGTTGGAAGACAAAGGCATTCGCTTCATCGGTACAGGTGTATCCGGTGGTGAAGAAGGCGCATTGAAAGGCCCTTCAATCATGCCAGGTGGACAGGAAAGTGCTTATAAACTGGTTGAACCGATTCTGACGGCAATCTCGGCCAAAGTCGGTGACGATCCATGTTGTACATATATTGGACCTGACGGTGCCGGACACTATGTGAAAATGGTGCATAACGGTATCGAGTACGGAGACATGCAGTTGATTGGTGAAGCGTACCACTTGCTCAAATCCGTATTGAACGTTTCCGTTGAAGAGCTTCATGCAATCTTTACGGAATGGAACCAAGGAGAGCTGGATAGCTACCTGATCGAAATCACGGCAGATATCTTCTCCAAATATGATCCGGAAACCGGCAAACCAATGGTTGACGTTATTCTGGACGCGGCTGGACAAAAAGGAACAGGTAAATGGACAAGCCAAAGCGCGCTGGATCTCGGCGTACCATTGTCCATGATTACAGAATCCGTATTCTCCCGTTTCTTGTCTGCGATGAAGGACGAGCGTGTAGCAGCTAGCAAAATCCTGAATGGACCAGCGACTGAAGCGTTCTCCGGTGACAAAAAAGCATTTATCGAGAGCGTGCGTAAAGCCCTCTTTGCAAGTAAAATCGTATCCTACGCACAAGGATTTGCACAAATGCGTGCAGCTTCCGATGAGTATGGCTGGGATCTGAAATACGGCAACATTGCCATGATCTTCCGCGGCGGCTGCATCATCCGTTCGCAGTTCTTGCAAAATATCAAGGAAGCTTATGATAAAGACGCAGCACTGAAAAACCTGCTCTTGGATCCGTACTTCCAAAACATCGTTGAGTCTTATCAAGGCGCATGGCGTGAAGTTGTAGCGGCTGCTGTAAAACAAGGTGTTCCAGTACCTGGATTCTCCAGCGCATTGTCTTACTACGACAGCTACCGTACGGAGCGTTTGCCAGCCAACTTGCTGCAAGCACAACGTGACTACTTCGGTGCTCACACATTCAAACGTGTAGACAAAGAAGGCAGCTTCCACCACAACTGGATGGAGTAG
- a CDS encoding MFS transporter — translation MQTDTKPAKILRSPFFIAMWLTLFLVEIIKGALLVAVLPVYMDNILGLSAGVIGVAFALQYLGDNLFRAPSGWAAERIGFRATMVTALICTLIAVIMILFLKSAFGLAMACLILGIGTSPLWPCAMTGVTAMSGPQNKNGTAMGALEMAALGGTGLGPIGMNWLLERTHHDYRTIFLVLMGCAILVILVAMILPGRVIVEGEHAEQAAKNSDVKYPAKPNLLTPFIRLQKSVKGTLQRVRSTLNVNPLVYPALFMQSFVIGLLSPVITLYTRTDLHISPNLYSLLLIAGGGITVIALLPVGKMVDRFGTKPFLNVGFLMAAASLFAFSSITSIPVVFGVVMLVGISYAMILPAWNAFVATLIPKGERGAIWGFFLTLQGSGMVVGPIVSGLLWDHVSHPAPFIGSAIVMAGLAVVHFVLSRNPFRTAPAK, via the coding sequence ATGCAAACCGACACAAAACCAGCCAAAATTTTGCGATCACCATTTTTTATCGCGATGTGGCTGACACTTTTTCTAGTTGAAATTATCAAAGGGGCCTTGTTGGTAGCTGTTCTGCCTGTGTATATGGACAATATACTGGGCCTGTCCGCTGGTGTTATCGGTGTGGCCTTTGCCCTTCAATATCTTGGAGATAATCTGTTTCGGGCACCTTCCGGCTGGGCCGCAGAACGGATCGGTTTTCGTGCAACGATGGTTACAGCATTAATCTGTACCTTAATCGCTGTTATTATGATCCTTTTTCTCAAAAGTGCCTTTGGACTGGCCATGGCCTGTCTCATTCTTGGCATTGGTACGTCACCACTCTGGCCTTGCGCCATGACAGGGGTGACGGCGATGTCAGGCCCGCAGAACAAGAATGGTACAGCAATGGGGGCGCTGGAGATGGCTGCTCTCGGCGGAACGGGGCTTGGACCTATAGGCATGAACTGGCTGTTGGAGCGTACGCATCATGATTATCGAACTATATTCCTCGTGCTGATGGGATGCGCTATACTGGTTATCCTGGTAGCGATGATTCTGCCTGGACGTGTCATTGTTGAAGGAGAGCATGCCGAGCAAGCAGCGAAAAATAGTGATGTGAAATATCCTGCCAAACCGAATCTGCTCACGCCGTTCATACGGCTGCAAAAGAGTGTAAAGGGCACACTGCAACGGGTACGCAGCACACTTAATGTTAATCCACTCGTGTATCCTGCATTGTTTATGCAGTCGTTTGTCATCGGGCTGCTCAGTCCAGTAATCACGCTATATACACGCACAGATCTGCACATCTCACCGAACCTTTACAGTTTGTTGCTGATTGCGGGTGGTGGAATAACCGTTATTGCCTTGCTGCCTGTTGGTAAAATGGTAGACCGGTTCGGCACGAAACCGTTCCTGAACGTTGGTTTTTTGATGGCGGCAGCGAGTCTGTTCGCGTTTTCTTCCATAACATCCATTCCCGTGGTGTTCGGTGTTGTCATGCTGGTGGGGATCAGTTACGCCATGATTTTGCCAGCCTGGAATGCTTTTGTAGCTACACTGATTCCCAAAGGGGAGCGGGGAGCGATCTGGGGATTTTTCCTTACACTGCAAGGATCAGGTATGGTCGTAGGCCCCATTGTATCCGGACTGCTGTGGGACCATGTTAGCCATCCGGCTCCATTCATCGGCAGTGCCATCGTCATGGCAGGACTTGCCGTCGTGCATTTTGTATTATCTCGGAATCCGTTCCGTACTGCTCCGGCCAAATAA